A window of the Capricornis sumatraensis isolate serow.1 chromosome 9, serow.2, whole genome shotgun sequence genome harbors these coding sequences:
- the PLIN3 gene encoding perilipin-3 isoform X2, whose product MSADETEAAASTQATAEEPVQQPSVVDRVAGMPLISSTCNMVSAAYTSTKESHPHVKTVCDAAEKGMKTLTAAAVSGAQPILSKLEPQLTSASEYAHRGLDKLEENLPILQQPPEKVLADTKELVSSKVSGARQAVSSTVSSAKDTVASRVTEAVDVTRGAVQSGVDLTKSMVASGVHSVVGSRVGQMVLSGVDTVLGKSEEWVDNHLPMTDAELARLATSLEGFDIASVAQQRQEQSYFVRLGSLSERLRQRAYEHSLGKLQNTRQRAQEALHQLSQTLILMETIKQGVDQKLVEGQEKLHQMWLGWNQKRLQGPEEDAAKPEVEPQTLAMFRDITQQLQTTCASLGSSLQGLPAHIKDQALQARQQVEDLQATFSGIHSFQDLSSSVLTRSREQVARAREALDHLVEYVAQNTPITWLVGPFAPGVVEKAPEKKK is encoded by the exons CCCAGCGTGGTGGACCGCGTGGCCGGCATGCCGCTCATCAGCTCCACCTGCAACATGGTGTCCGCCGCCTACACATCCACCAAGGAGAGCCACCCCCACGTCAAGACTGTCTGCGACGCGGCTGAGAAGGGGATGAAGACCCTCACGGCTGCCGCGGTCAGTGGGGCCCAGCCCATCCTGTCCAAGCTGGAACCCCAGC tcACCTCGGCCAGTGAATATGCCCACAGAGGGCTGGACAAACTGGAGGAGAATCTGCCCATCCTGCAGCAGCCGCCGGAGAAG GTCCTGGCAGACACCAAGGAGCTTGTGTCGTCCAAGGTGTCAGGGGCCCGACAGGCTGTGTCCAGCACGGTGTCCAGTGCCAAGGACACTGTGGCCTCCCGCGTCACCGAGGCAGTGGACGTCACCCGGGGTGCTGTGCAGAGCGGCGTAGACTTGACCAAGTCCATGGTGGCCAGTGGTGTCCACTCGGTCGTGGGCTCCCGTGTGGGCCAGATGGTGCTGAGCGGGGTGGACACAGTGCTGGGCAAGTCGGAGGAGTGGGTGGACAACCACCTGCCCATGACAGATGCTGAGCTCG CCCGCCTCGCCACGTCCCTTGAGGGCTTCGACATCGCCTCGGTGGCCCAGCAGCGCCAGGAGCAGAGCTACTTCGTGCGGCTGGGCTCCCTGTCAGAGAGGCTGCGCCAGCGGGCCTACGAACACTCTCTGGGcaaactgcagaacaccaggcagagggcacaggaGGCCCTGCACCAGCTGTCACAGACGCTGATCCTG ATGGAAACCATCAAGCAGGGCGTCGATCAGAAGCTGGTGGAGGGTCAGGAGAAACTACACCAGATGTGGCTTGGCTGGAACCAGAAGCGGCTGCAGGGCCCGGAGGAGGACGCGGCCAAGCCAGAG GTCGAGCCTCAGACACTCGCCATGTTCCGTGACATCACCCAGCAGCTCCAGACCACCTGTGCCTCACTGGGTTCCAGCCTCCAGGGTCTGCCCGCCCACATCAAGGACCAGGCGCTACAGGCTCGCCAGCAGGTAGAGGACCTCCAAGCCACCTTCTCTGGCATCCACTCGTTCCAGGATCTGTCCAGCAGCGTCCTGACACGGAGCCGCGAGCAGGTGGCCAGGGCCCGAGAGGCCCTGGACCACTTGGTGGAGTATGTGGCCCAGAACACACCCATCACTTGGCTGGTGGGCCCCTTTGCCCCCGGAGTCGTCGAGAAAGccccagaaaagaagaaatag
- the PLIN3 gene encoding perilipin-3 isoform X1, whose amino-acid sequence MSADETEAAASTQATAEEPVQQPSVVDRVAGMPLISSTCNMVSAAYTSTKESHPHVKTVCDAAEKGMKTLTAAAVSGAQPILSKLEPQLTSASEYAHRGLDKLEENLPILQQPPEKVLADTKELVSSKVSGARQAVSSTVSSAKDTVASRVTEAVDVTRGAVQSGVDLTKSMVASGVHSVVGSRVGQMVLSGVDTVLGKSEEWVDNHLPMTDAELARLATSLEGFDIASVAQQRQEQSYFVRLGSLSERLRQRAYEHSLGKLQNTRQRAQEALHQLSQTLILMETIKQGVDQKLVEGQEKLHQMWLGWNQKRLQGPEEDAAKPEQVEPQTLAMFRDITQQLQTTCASLGSSLQGLPAHIKDQALQARQQVEDLQATFSGIHSFQDLSSSVLTRSREQVARAREALDHLVEYVAQNTPITWLVGPFAPGVVEKAPEKKK is encoded by the exons CCCAGCGTGGTGGACCGCGTGGCCGGCATGCCGCTCATCAGCTCCACCTGCAACATGGTGTCCGCCGCCTACACATCCACCAAGGAGAGCCACCCCCACGTCAAGACTGTCTGCGACGCGGCTGAGAAGGGGATGAAGACCCTCACGGCTGCCGCGGTCAGTGGGGCCCAGCCCATCCTGTCCAAGCTGGAACCCCAGC tcACCTCGGCCAGTGAATATGCCCACAGAGGGCTGGACAAACTGGAGGAGAATCTGCCCATCCTGCAGCAGCCGCCGGAGAAG GTCCTGGCAGACACCAAGGAGCTTGTGTCGTCCAAGGTGTCAGGGGCCCGACAGGCTGTGTCCAGCACGGTGTCCAGTGCCAAGGACACTGTGGCCTCCCGCGTCACCGAGGCAGTGGACGTCACCCGGGGTGCTGTGCAGAGCGGCGTAGACTTGACCAAGTCCATGGTGGCCAGTGGTGTCCACTCGGTCGTGGGCTCCCGTGTGGGCCAGATGGTGCTGAGCGGGGTGGACACAGTGCTGGGCAAGTCGGAGGAGTGGGTGGACAACCACCTGCCCATGACAGATGCTGAGCTCG CCCGCCTCGCCACGTCCCTTGAGGGCTTCGACATCGCCTCGGTGGCCCAGCAGCGCCAGGAGCAGAGCTACTTCGTGCGGCTGGGCTCCCTGTCAGAGAGGCTGCGCCAGCGGGCCTACGAACACTCTCTGGGcaaactgcagaacaccaggcagagggcacaggaGGCCCTGCACCAGCTGTCACAGACGCTGATCCTG ATGGAAACCATCAAGCAGGGCGTCGATCAGAAGCTGGTGGAGGGTCAGGAGAAACTACACCAGATGTGGCTTGGCTGGAACCAGAAGCGGCTGCAGGGCCCGGAGGAGGACGCGGCCAAGCCAGAG CAGGTCGAGCCTCAGACACTCGCCATGTTCCGTGACATCACCCAGCAGCTCCAGACCACCTGTGCCTCACTGGGTTCCAGCCTCCAGGGTCTGCCCGCCCACATCAAGGACCAGGCGCTACAGGCTCGCCAGCAGGTAGAGGACCTCCAAGCCACCTTCTCTGGCATCCACTCGTTCCAGGATCTGTCCAGCAGCGTCCTGACACGGAGCCGCGAGCAGGTGGCCAGGGCCCGAGAGGCCCTGGACCACTTGGTGGAGTATGTGGCCCAGAACACACCCATCACTTGGCTGGTGGGCCCCTTTGCCCCCGGAGTCGTCGAGAAAGccccagaaaagaagaaatag